The following are encoded together in the Buteo buteo chromosome 2, bButBut1.hap1.1, whole genome shotgun sequence genome:
- the LOC142028798 gene encoding uncharacterized protein LOC142028798, whose protein sequence is MAGGREREQICQSSARGRCRLLRHPSLVRRHRQGRNCRPAAFQGTRPVAGERRAPAGPAPRHRPPPPARPPARQHSLRHASAFSGGCSHSNNLSFSALTQDLVLLPAAPTCTWLREGSPGGAAAVTVAPRGLWDEARLKSRGRPSAWGELGFVVSVKMNGDFQRRGWTSNVSVKGNEEKQRICKKRRSHLPHLAPDADAFQVLQKTAKENCSQPCHWVHKCPPALS, encoded by the exons ATggctggaggaagagagagagagcagatATGTCAGTCCTCGGCGCGGGGCCgctgccgcctcctccgccACCCGTCCCTTGTTAG ACGACACCGCCAGGGCAGGAACTGCCGCCCGGCTGCCTTCCAGGGCACCCGCCCTGTGGCCGGGGAGCGCAGAGCCCCGGCCGGGCCCGCACCCCGCCACCGGCCTCcgccccctgcccgcccgcccgcccgccagCACTCCCTGAGGCACGCCTCGGCGTTTTCGGGGGGGTGTTCACACAGCAATAATCTCAGTTTTTCCGCCCTAACTCAGGATTTAGTGCTTCTACCGGCAGCTCCGACCTGCACCTGGCTTCGTGAGGGCtcccccggcggggcggcggcggtcACGGTCGCCCCTCGGGGCCTCTGGGACGAGGCCAGGCTGAAGTCCCGCGGCCGCCCCTCGGCGTGGGGGGAGCTTGGTTTTGTTGTCTCCGTGAAGATG aatgGGGATTTTCAGCGTAGAGGCTGGACAAGTAATGTCTCTGTGAAAGGGAACGAAGAAAAACAACGCATTTGTAAGAAACG GAGATCACACCTACCTCACTTGGCCCCAGATGCTGATGCTTTTCAAGTGCTCCAGAAGACTGCCAAAGAGAattgcagccagccctgccactgGGTCCATA AATGTCCTCCAGCACTTAGCTAA